In Bacteroidota bacterium, the genomic stretch TTAGTGTGTTGACGCCTTCCGATTTTCAAGTGAAAACAAAGAAGATCAAGATGCAGTCTACAAAAATTCACGCGTTGGTTTTGCCAGTATTCGTGATACGGCCGAAGTGAATGCCATATTTTCAAGGCCCGAAATAAAGACTTTGTTAAAAGGTGACTTAAAGTTTTTATGGAGTGCAAAATCTCCTTTTCCAAATGATGAAACAATACGCGAATTAGTAGCCATAAAAGTTGCCAGCCGTGATGGTAGAGCACCGTTAGATGGAGGCGCAGTTTCCAGTGCACGTGGCGATCGCAGTGTATTGACCAATAAGCCAGAAATAACCATGCAAATGAATCCTGAGGGTGCACAAAATGAAGCGCATGACCTCGGAAAATATTGGCAAGCAAGTCGCAATTGTGCTTGATGAGCAAGTATATTCTTATCCTACCGTGCAGGGAGAAATTCCCAATGGAAATTCACAAATAACCGGTGATTTTACCGACATGGAAGCTGCTGATATGGCTAATATATTACAAGCTGGAAAATTGCCTGCACCTTGCCGCATTATTGAGGAGGCTGTTGTTGGGCCATCTTTAGGCGAAAAAGCAATTAGCTCCGGACTATGGTCATTTGTTATAGCCCTTATATTGGTATTGCTGTTCATGGTATTTTATTATAGCAATGCTGGCTGGGTTGCCGATCTGGCATTGTTTGTCAATATCCTGTTTTTATTTGGAGTAATGACATCTATCGATGCAGTACTTACCTTACCAGGTATTGCCGGAATTGTGCTTACCCTGGGTATGGCTGTTGATGCCAACGTTCTTATATATGAACGAATACGCGAAGAATTGATTGACGGCAAGGGGGTTAGGTTAGCCATCAACGATGGTTTTCAAAAATGCCATGTCCGCTATTATTGATAGTAACGTAACTACAATTCTCACAGCTATTGTACTCGCAATTTTGGTACCGGACCTATGCAAGGTTTTGCAACCACGCTTATCATAGGTATTATCTCCTTATTCACATCAATATTTATTTCTCGATTAATATTTGAATGGATGTTGAGCAAGAATAAAGTAATTAGGTTTTCAAGGAAGTGGACCGAAAACTGGTTGAGCAATGTGAACATTGATTTCGTAAGCAAACGCAAATTTACTATTTAGTGTCAGGTGCATTTATACTTGCTGGTTTGATTTCAATTTTTACAGTTGGATTTAATAAGGGAGTTGACTTTAGTGGAGGCCGTGCCTATCGTGTTGAATTTAAAGAAGAACGTAATGCTGAAGAAATAAGATCATCCTTAACAACAGCCTTTGGAAAACTCCCGAAGTAAAGACACTCGAAAATGCAAAGACACTTAAAATCACCACAGCCTATTTAATTGATAGTAAAGAAGCTGAAGCCGATAATCAGGTTGAACAAAAGCATTATTTATTCTTGGAGTGTTTTCTTTATTCCGAAAGATTATGCCTTTCTCTATGGATATTGAGCAGGCATTTATCGCATCTATTCTTACCGTTATGGGATATTCTATTAACGATACGGTGGTTGTATTCGACCGTATTCGTGAATATCTTGGCATTCATAAGAAGGGCGAAATATCATTGGTAATAAACAAAGCTTTGAACGCAACGTTACGAAGAACAATTAATACTTCTCTTACAATTTTCTTCGTATTGGCAGCTATATTTTTATTTGGTGGCGAAACAATACGCGCATTTTCGTTCTCATTATTATTGGGAATTATTGTGGGAACGTATTCATCTATCTGCATAGCTACACCAATTGTAATTGATTTAGAAGGCAAGAAGGAGTTAGAGCCTATTCCGGTTAGAAAGTAATCTGGTTTCTTACGATATAATTGATGAGCCCTGAAATTTATTTCGGGGCTTTTTTGTTTATTCTCATTTTTTTTGAAAACTTCTAATCGCCTTTTATTTCGCTGTTCTTGAAAGAAAATAATCCGTAAAATTCTTTAGTGGGTCATGCTCAAATATCAATTAGATGTGAGAGCAAAAACAAGTTCTTCTTAGGTTTGATTATGTGTTTTATGGTTATAGCAATTTTGAAACACGAGCACTTGCATATTATTCGTTATTAATCACAACATATTAATTCTAATTTTGCCACAATGAAGTTTACTCTCAGTCATATTATTTCTCGATAGCCTTGAGGAGGCGAATTGCTTGTGGTTATATTTTTGCCTTGCTCTTTTTGGAAGTGATAAACTACCAGTTTTTGACGTACTGTTTTGATTATTGCTTTTGCATCAAAACCACATTCATTATATAGCTCGCTTTGCTCACCATGTTCAACAAAGCTATCGGGAATACCAAGGCGGGTAATATTGGTAGCGTAATTATTATCAATCATAAACTCGGCAACAGCACTGCCAAAACCACCCTGAATACATCCATCTTCAATAGTTATAACTTCCTTGAAGTTACTAAAAACTTCGTGCAACAAAACACTATCGAGAGGCTTAACAAAGCGCATGTCGTAATGTGCGGGGTAGATATTTTCTTTAGCAAGCAAGTCGCAAGCTTCCACTACAAAATTACCGGGATGCCCTATGCTTAATATTGCAACTTGTTCGCCACCACGTAATTTACGTCCTGTACCTACTTTAATTGCTTCGAACGGGGTACGCCAATCTACCATCACACCATTGCCACGCGGATATCGGATAACAAAAGCCCCCATATTATCATGCTGAGCAGTGTACATTAGATTGCGTAGTTCCTGCTCGTTCATTGGAGCACTCACTATCATGTTTGGAATGCAACGCATGTAAGCCAGGTCGAACGAACCGTGATGAGTAGGCCCATCGGCACCAGCAAGGCCGCCACGGTCAAGGCAAAATACCACATTCAGTTTTTGTAATGCCACATCATGCACCACCTGATCATAAGCACGTTGCATAAACGATGAATAAATATTACAAAATGGAATGAGCCCCTGTGTGGCCATGCCTGCACTAAAAGTAACTGCATGTTGCTCAGCTATACCCACATCGAAAGCACGATCTGGTATTGCTTTCATCATAATATTAAGTGATGATCCCGAAGGCATGGCAGGCGTAACTCCTACAATCTTACTATTACGTTCAGCCAATTCAACTATGGTGTGTCCAAAAACATCTTGATATTTAGGTGGCTTTGGCTTATTAACTACAGGCTTAAAAATTTCTCCGGTAATCTTATCAAACAATCCGGGTGCGTGCCATTTTGTTTGATCTTGTTCGGCAAGGGAATAGCCCTTACCTTTTACGGTAACACAATGTAAAATTTTAGGCCCGGGAATTTTTTTCAAATCGTTCATCACCTTCACCAGGTGATTTACATCATGTCCATCTATAGGACCAAAGTAGCGGAAGCGCAACGATTCGAACAAGTTACTTTGCTTAAGCAAAGAACTCTTTATGGCATTTTCAACTTTGGCAACTATGGATTGCGCATTTGGTCCGAATTTTGAAATTTTACCCAAAAGCCTCCATACCTCATCTTTAACTTTGTTATAGGTTTCAGAAGTCGTAACATCGGTAAGGTATTCTTTTAATGCACCCACATTAGGATCAATGCTCATACAATTATCGTTGAGTACTACCAGCAAGTTGGAGTTTTCTACTCCGGCATGATTAAGTCCTTCAAAAGCAAGACCTGCGGTCATTGCTCCATCACCAATGATGGCCACATGCTGCCTTTTTTTATCTCCTTTTAAACGCGAAGCAACGGCCATACCCAAAGCCGCACTTATGGATGTGGATGAGTGCCCTACACCAAAAGTATCAAACTCACTTTCGCTGCGTTTTGGAAAACCACTGATGCCTTCATACAGCCTGTTGGTGTGAAATTGATCGCGTCTGCCGGTAAGTATTTTATGGCCATAAGCCTGATGCCCTACATCCCAAACCAACTGGTCGCTGGGAGTATTAAACACATAGTGCAAGGCAACGGTTAGTTCCACTACACCAAGGCTGGCGCCAAAATGGCCTCCATTAACCGATACAATGTCGATGATAAAATTGCGTAACTCTTGTGCAACCTGTTCCAATTGATGTACTTTTAGTTTGCGCAACTCTTCGGGACATTGAATAGTGCTTAGCAACGCTCTGGGTACTACTTGTTGAGCCATGGTTTTTTTCGTTTTCTTATTCTAAATTTATGGCGAAGCCACAAAGTTAATTTAATAAATAAATACTGTGATTTTTTTTAATTGAACGTGTTTCCTGTTACCAACAATATAGGTTAACAGTTTATTATGCATTTTTGTTTGTAGCCATTTTCAGGATTTTTATTTTTGATTGATGGCTTTTTAAACATGTGTTACCTGCTCCTGTTTAAATGCATTTATTTTGCAATCATAATTTATTCCGCTACTTTGCGTTAACTTCTCTTTTAAACAAAATTCTATATGAGTAATAAAAATTTTCTTCTGATTTTAATTTGTAAATTTTTTGTTTTGTCAGTATGTCGCAAAGTGAAATAAAAGGTAAGCACAACGAAGTGTTATCCGTAAAAATTTACTCGAGCGGAGCATTAGGTTAGGAAGTTTAATGCCACAGTACAGCCGGGCATCAATCGCATTGTGGTGCAGGACCTTGCTTACGAGATAGGGCAAGAGAGCATTAGCCTTACCTTTCCGCCAGAAGTAAATTTGATGAATGTACTTTTTCAAAAAAACTTTTTGAGTGGTGAAAAGAATACTGCCGCAGTAAAGTTACTTCAAGATAGTGTAAAGCAATTGCAGGAGCAATTAGAGTTAGTTCAGCTTGAACAAAACATGAATGATGAGGAGCTAAATGTGCTAGTGGCAAATCGAAAGATTGGTGGAGAATCAGGTGTGGAGGCAGATCAGCTTGACAATGTGATGGACGTTTACACCGAACGTTTTCGCTTGGCACGCAAAAAATCTTTTGACTATAGCAAGCAAGTTGACAAGTTAAATCAAAAGATTATGAAACTAAATATGCAGATATCGGAGTTGGGACAAGGAAATAAAAAGCCTGAAGGTAATATTGTAATTACGCTTGAGTCTAAAGCAAAAGTTAATGGACAGTTTGAGCTTTCATACATTGCATCTGGTGTAAGTTGGTATCCGGTATATGATATAAAAACACAAAGCGATAAGGAACAATTAAGCTTGAAGTTTAAGGCCATTATCAATCAGTATACAGGCGAAAACTGGAGCAATGTCAAACTTACGCTTGCCAGTGGAAGCCCTTTTACAAGTGGCGAGGTGCCTGTACTAAGCAAGTGGATTTTGAATCAAGCAAACTGGAATTACCGCTCGCGTTTAGCAGGAAGAAAAGATGGCGATTATAAAAGCAATGAAGCCGCAGGGTATTATGCACCACAAACAACGTATGATGGCAATGCTCAAGGCAATCAAATTTTGTATAAAGACAAAGAAGATGAAAAATCGAAACAACGGCAGCTGTTTACCAATGCAGATGCTACGTACACATGGACCACCGTATCAAGCCTTGCAGCAAGCGATTATGTAATTGCCACTCCGGTAACCATTGCCAACGAATCAGCTGAGTTTATGCTGGATGTAGAAACATTTACCCTCGATACAAAATTTGAATATCGTTGCGTTCCAAAGTTGGATAATAATATTTTCCTTGTGGCAAATATTCTCAATTTCGAATCGCTTGATTTGCTGCCTGGTAAAGCCAATGTATATTTAAACAACAGTTTTCTGAGCACAACGTATGTTAATCCAAAAACACAGGAAGACACACTCGTCATTGGTTTAGGTATTGACAAGCGGTTTGTGGTAAAACGTACCAAGTTGAAAGAATTCAGCAGTAAGAAGTTTTTAAATAAAAATATTGAACGCGAAACCTCCATTGAAATCAGTGTAAAGTCGATGGTCAATACTCCTGTTACGGTTACTATATACGACCAATATCCAATTAGCAGCACCAGCGATATTGTTGTCAATCTTATTAAGTCAGATGCAGTGGTTAATCCTGAAAACAACGAACTAAAATGGGTTTTAAAAATTAATCCGAACGAAACCATAAAGAAAGACTTTACCTATATGGTTAAATACCCAAAGGGGATGACAATTTCATGCGAGTAGGATTTGTCTTTGTAATTTACATGTTTGACATGTAGAAAAAAATGCAAGGGTTGTTAACAGGGTGTATATACCTACGCAAAAAGATTTTCTGGTGTTTCAGATTGTATTTTTATTTTATAAGAGAAAATCAATAGCATACTGACAACATTATAAAATGCATTTGCATTTTATTCAAATTAGAATATGCTTGTTTACATTAAAAAGAATATGCTGCAGATTAGGAGGTTGCTACAAGTTCAAATACTGTAATCTCAGGCATAATGCCTACACGGCCCGGATAACCAATAAATCCAAGCCCCCGGTTAACATACAAGTGTTGGTTTTCTTTCGAGTATAAGCCGGCCCATTGCCTGTAAACATATTGCACGGGACTCCATTTTATTCCTGGTATTTCAATGCCAAACTGCATTCCATGCGTGTGGCCCGAAAGTGTAAGATGAATGAATGGGTATTTATCCAGCACTTCGCCATGCCAATGCGAAGGGTCGTGAGACATAAGTAAGTTGAAAGATTGCGGCTCAAAATTATTTGTTGCTTTAATCAAATCGCCATGCCTTGGAAATCGCTTATGCGAGCTCCAGTTTTGTACACCTAACAATCCGATTTTAGAGTCTCCTTTTTCGATGTATTGATGTTCATCCATCATTAGCTTCCACCCAATATCTGCATGCGACTGAATAAGGTTATCAAAGTTTTGTTGCTTATCCTCAGCACTTGGCCATTGATGATAATCACCATAATCGTGGTTGCCAAGTATGGAGAATACTCCATGAGGTGCAGTAATTTTTTTAAAAGTTTCGATAAAAGGAAGTACTTCGGATGCCATTTCATTAACTAAATCTCCGGTAAATAGCACCAGGTCAGGCTTTTGATTTAATATCATTTCAACCGCCCTGTCTACCTTATGTTCAAATGTAAAACTGCCGCTATGTATATCCGAAATTTGCACAATCTTAAAACCATTAAACTCTTTTGGAATGCCTGCATGTTTAATCTTAACCCTATGAATGGTATAATTGTAAGCACCTTTAACCATACCTGCCACCATACTAATAAAGGGAATAGCTGCTATTACCAATCCGGTTTTTACAATAAAATCATGTCTGCTAATATACCCAGATGTATTATAGTCATTCGATAGTGAATCGTTGCCTTTTAATTTTGTATAAACAAATTGAAATACACGTGAAATATCATCAATAAGAAGAAAGGCGATAAAGAAGACTTTCGAAAAATAAAAGATAAGTATAAAAGCAAACGCATACGTGCGGAATACTTTATTCCAACTATGATAGTCGGAAATGGTAACACCTGCAATTAAAATAGTGCAGCATACAGCATTGAGCAACCAAAAAGCAATTTGAATATTTCGTTGTGTTGTTGGTGTAAAGTTGCGTGATATAGTTTTTACACCCTGAAAAACATATAAATCAATTAACCCCAGTAAAAGGATAAGAATTAAGGTACGAACAATCATTTCAATAGGAGTCACAATCTAGATTTTAATTACAGTTAATTTTCTTAAATAAGTCTTAAGGGCATAATCGGTTTTTGCGCCACGAGTTATTGACAAGTTTATAAGCAATTCGATCGTGCAGGCGGCCGAGGCGACCCTGCCAGAATTCAATATAATCAGGTTGCAAGACATAGCCACCCCAGTGTGGAGGGCATGGTATTGTTTGATTCTCGTATTTTTTTTCGATTGCAGCAAATTGTTCGTCAAGCGCAGCACGTGAAGAAATTTCTTCGCTTTGCGAAGAAGCCCATGCTCCAACTTGACTCTCGCGTGGGCGCGATGCAAAATACTCTTCGGAGATAGAAGCAGAAAGTTTGTTAACCTTTCCCTCCAGACGAATTTGCTGTTGCACCTTTGGCCAGAAAAAGTTTAGTGATGCAATTGGATTTACTTCCAATGCTTTTGCTTTTGCCGATTGATAATTTGTATAAAAAGAAAAACCTTCGGGT encodes the following:
- a CDS encoding SecD/SecF family protein translocase subunit; this encodes MTSENIGKQVAIVLDEQVYSYPTVQGEIPNGNSQITGDFTDMEAADMANILQAGKLPAPCRIIEEAVVGPSLGEKAISSGLWSFVIALILVLLFMVFYYSNAGWVADLALFVNILFLFGVMTSIDAVLTLPGIAGIVLTLGMAVDANVLIYERIREELIDGKGVRLAINDGFQKCHVRYY
- a CDS encoding 1-deoxy-D-xylulose-5-phosphate synthase, giving the protein MAQQVVPRALLSTIQCPEELRKLKVHQLEQVAQELRNFIIDIVSVNGGHFGASLGVVELTVALHYVFNTPSDQLVWDVGHQAYGHKILTGRRDQFHTNRLYEGISGFPKRSESEFDTFGVGHSSTSISAALGMAVASRLKGDKKRQHVAIIGDGAMTAGLAFEGLNHAGVENSNLLVVLNDNCMSIDPNVGALKEYLTDVTTSETYNKVKDEVWRLLGKISKFGPNAQSIVAKVENAIKSSLLKQSNLFESLRFRYFGPIDGHDVNHLVKVMNDLKKIPGPKILHCVTVKGKGYSLAEQDQTKWHAPGLFDKITGEIFKPVVNKPKPPKYQDVFGHTIVELAERNSKIVGVTPAMPSGSSLNIMMKAIPDRAFDVGIAEQHAVTFSAGMATQGLIPFCNIYSSFMQRAYDQVVHDVALQKLNVVFCLDRGGLAGADGPTHHGSFDLAYMRCIPNMIVSAPMNEQELRNLMYTAQHDNMGAFVIRYPRGNGVMVDWRTPFEAIKVGTGRKLRGGEQVAILSIGHPGNFVVEACDLLAKENIYPAHYDMRFVKPLDSVLLHEVFSNFKEVITIEDGCIQGGFGSAVAEFMIDNNYATNITRLGIPDSFVEHGEQSELYNECGFDAKAIIKTVRQKLVVYHFQKEQGKNITTSNSPPQGYREII
- a CDS encoding DUF4139 domain-containing protein translates to MNRIVVQDLAYEIGQESISLTFPPEVNLMNVLFQKNFLSGEKNTAAVKLLQDSVKQLQEQLELVQLEQNMNDEELNVLVANRKIGGESGVEADQLDNVMDVYTERFRLARKKSFDYSKQVDKLNQKIMKLNMQISELGQGNKKPEGNIVITLESKAKVNGQFELSYIASGVSWYPVYDIKTQSDKEQLSLKFKAIINQYTGENWSNVKLTLASGSPFTSGEVPVLSKWILNQANWNYRSRLAGRKDGDYKSNEAAGYYAPQTTYDGNAQGNQILYKDKEDEKSKQRQLFTNADATYTWTTVSSLAASDYVIATPVTIANESAEFMLDVETFTLDTKFEYRCVPKLDNNIFLVANILNFESLDLLPGKANVYLNNSFLSTTYVNPKTQEDTLVIGLGIDKRFVVKRTKLKEFSSKKFLNKNIERETSIEISVKSMVNTPVTVTIYDQYPISSTSDIVVNLIKSDAVVNPENNELKWVLKINPNETIKKDFTYMVKYPKGMTISCE
- a CDS encoding metallophosphoesterase, which produces MTPIEMIVRTLILILLLGLIDLYVFQGVKTISRNFTPTTQRNIQIAFWLLNAVCCTILIAGVTISDYHSWNKVFRTYAFAFILIFYFSKVFFIAFLLIDDISRVFQFVYTKLKGNDSLSNDYNTSGYISRHDFIVKTGLVIAAIPFISMVAGMVKGAYNYTIHRVKIKHAGIPKEFNGFKIVQISDIHSGSFTFEHKVDRAVEMILNQKPDLVLFTGDLVNEMASEVLPFIETFKKITAPHGVFSILGNHDYGDYHQWPSAEDKQQNFDNLIQSHADIGWKLMMDEHQYIEKGDSKIGLLGVQNWSSHKRFPRHGDLIKATNNFEPQSFNLLMSHDPSHWHGEVLDKYPFIHLTLSGHTHGMQFGIEIPGIKWSPVQYVYRQWAGLYSKENQHLYVNRGLGFIGYPGRVGIMPEITVFELVATS
- the pdxH gene encoding pyridoxamine 5'-phosphate oxidase, whose translation is MEEGNKKIEHRKPYDMYELTDDGAPDNPFQLFDSWINHAMMLDADEPHAMTLSTATGTQVSSRIVLLRSYGPEGFSFYTNYQSAKAKALEVNPIASLNFFWPKVQQQIRLEGKVNKLSASISEEYFASRPRESQVGAWASSQSEEISSRAALDEQFAAIEKKYENQTIPCPPHWGGYVLQPDYIEFWQGRLGRLHDRIAYKLVNNSWRKNRLCP